TTCCACACGGCTTTGACCGTTACCCTCTTCAGAACTCGCCTGGAGCAGTTCGACGCTACGGCACGACACGCATTCCGCCGCACATTTTTCCCGGTTACTCCCCCTCGTTCGTCAGCCTCGCAAACAGCGGCATCAGCAACGAAAACAACTCGGCCTGGGACGAAATCCCACACTTGGCATACAGCTGACGACGGAACACTTTGACGGTTTGCGGGCTCACGCCCAGGTTCAGCCCGATCGACAGGGATGAATGTCCCCTCAGGATAAACAGCGCCACCTCAGCCTGCCGCGGACTCAGTTTGATGTCATGCTGACGCTTGAACACCTCCCTCAGTCGATCACCCAGCGGAGCCGGTTCGTGGGAGCGATTGTCCTCGGGCTGGAAGTCCTGCCAGTTCTTCTCGGCCAACACGCTGAGGGCGCGGGCGTGACCCTGCAATGTCTGGATCTCTTTCTTGCTGAACGGAGCACCGCTTGAGCGGTCCCGGCCCAGGCAGGTGGTGATGGTGACGGCATCGGATAGCGTGGCAAACACGGCAATCTCGTCCAGCAGGGTGGTTTGCTTGTAGTAGGTCTTATAGTACTGGGTGCGGCGAAAGTGGTCGGGCGCGATGTCCCGCAGGCGGATGATGCCGTGCGTATCGCCCTTGCGGTGCTGGTGGTAGAACGGGTCCAGCAGGTAGGCGCTGCCCAGGTATTCGTCGTCCATCGGCTGGTAGACGATGGGGTCGGTGAATTCCCGATACAGCACGGTGGGGCGCTTTTCGCCGTTGTAGGCAATGATGATGAGGTTGTCGAAGGCGGCATGGATTCGCAGCAGCGACGCATAGGCCTGCGCGAAGTCCGGCGTTCCCAGGGATTGGATGGCCTGGGCCAGGAGTCTGTCGTTATCGCTATCTTTCACGGGGTACCGCTCGCAAAAACATACCACACTGGGGTTATATGCGCCCCCACGTCGTCTCGTTACCGTTTAAAGACACTGTGATTACTACGTATTGCAGTCTAGCTGTGTCGCCGCATGGCCGGCAATAAAACGGCCTGCGGTCAACGATAACGAGAAAAGGCGTGCCGCTGGTGGCTCTCGACAGGACCCACCCTGCCGGTACGGCATCCCTATAACGGGCGCAAGACCGGGCCGTGGTTTCTGTCCAGTGGCGCGC
The window above is part of the Marinobacter nanhaiticus D15-8W genome. Proteins encoded here:
- a CDS encoding helix-turn-helix transcriptional regulator, whose amino-acid sequence is MKDSDNDRLLAQAIQSLGTPDFAQAYASLLRIHAAFDNLIIIAYNGEKRPTVLYREFTDPIVYQPMDDEYLGSAYLLDPFYHQHRKGDTHGIIRLRDIAPDHFRRTQYYKTYYKQTTLLDEIAVFATLSDAVTITTCLGRDRSSGAPFSKKEIQTLQGHARALSVLAEKNWQDFQPEDNRSHEPAPLGDRLREVFKRQHDIKLSPRQAEVALFILRGHSSLSIGLNLGVSPQTVKVFRRQLYAKCGISSQAELFSLLMPLFARLTNEGE